From Methanobrevibacter sp., a single genomic window includes:
- the pyrE gene encoding orotate phosphoribosyltransferase, with protein sequence MITKEYLIDLLKENEVFLEGDFTLASGKKSNYYVNMKKAITYPEILSAIAKLIAEQIQDEGIDKVAGPALGAVPIATAVSLESDLPLLMIRKEQKGYGTSKLIEGDLEDGDEVVVVEDVTTSGGSLLKAIKAIQENGGVVKKAISVVDRLEGAQETFEKEGVAFEPLIKVDEFF encoded by the coding sequence ATGATTACCAAAGAATATTTAATTGATTTGCTTAAGGAAAACGAAGTCTTTTTAGAGGGGGATTTCACTTTAGCATCAGGCAAGAAAAGCAATTACTATGTAAACATGAAAAAGGCAATCACCTATCCTGAAATTTTATCTGCAATCGCTAAGCTAATTGCCGAACAGATTCAGGATGAGGGCATCGATAAGGTTGCAGGACCAGCTTTAGGTGCAGTTCCGATTGCGACAGCTGTTTCTCTTGAATCCGATCTTCCATTGTTGATGATTAGAAAAGAGCAAAAGGGCTATGGAACTTCCAAGCTCATTGAAGGTGATTTGGAAGATGGTGATGAGGTGGTAGTAGTGGAGGATGTGACTACTTCCGGAGGATCATTGCTTAAGGCAATAAAGGCTATCCAGGAAAACGGAGGGGTTGTAAAAAAAGCTATTTCTGTTGTTGATAGGCTTGAAGGCGCTCAGGAAACCTTTGAAAAAGAAGGGGTTGCTTTCGAACCCTTAATCAAAGTTGATGAATTTTTCTAA
- a CDS encoding PRC-barrel domain-containing protein translates to MRFNADLNKKEVLDSDAKTMGVISDIIIDDDTFEITDVVLKGKGIAETLKSNGEYVVPIEMLGAIGDKIFIKKEDEI, encoded by the coding sequence ATGAGATTTAATGCAGATTTAAACAAGAAAGAAGTTTTAGACTCCGATGCAAAAACAATGGGAGTTATATCAGACATCATAATTGATGATGATACTTTTGAAATCACCGATGTTGTTCTTAAAGGAAAAGGAATAGCTGAAACTCTCAAATCCAATGGGGAATATGTAGTTCCTATTGAAATGTTGGGAGCTATTGGTGATAAGATTTTCATAAAAAAAGAAGATGAGATTTAA
- a CDS encoding PEP/pyruvate-binding domain-containing protein, with protein MAAFDRIKSGIPQLDESLDNIRLGDNVVWHVSNLKEFSYFVDPFVKQAKEDGRNLIYMRFANHDPLIDMSEEDVKALDEAFENKGDDFAMIERDGVKIYKVDPYDQFESFTLEVHNIIDKEGFDAFYVFDCLSDLQSVWSTDLMMGNFFKVTCPFLFILDTVAYFPILRGRHSFDAIAKIRETTQLLLDVFSSKDDVYFHPLKVWNRYSQNMFLGHKYVPETGEITPLRDGLEVSKFYKIVNDINNSESEHTMDSWERFMSLTKMKYDAGEDISKECDIMCDNMMAKDINLLSKIKKYFTPQDYFTIYNRMVGTGMIGGKACGMLLARKIIEIDRPDIYAYFEPDDSFYIGTDLFYTYIVANNLWDIRVHQRTKEEYYEAGKELEEGLKNGTFSEEIKNKFIQVLEYFGQSPIIVRSSSFLEDGFGNAFAGKYESVFCINQGSLEERLEAFEEAVKTVYGSMMNISALEYRRINGLDDVDEQMGLLVQRVSGSYYGDYFFPTAAGVGFSYSSYCPLPEMDNEAGMLRLVMGLGTKAVDRTMEDYPRVINLDMPKAVTMPNVDDRHRYSQHYIDVLDFKNRSIHDIPATEGFGIIPNYAKRAVAEHDRDAERRFRERGQKREVLFANCQGLVNNDKFTGIMKDILETLEDAYEYPVDMEYTVNVGEDNSFVINLLQCRPLKVSTTDEIIEMPEGENVYFHIKDASMGRSRKEEIDTVCYVDPHKYYEYPYAKKSSIARVIGDVNAYCKENDKNSILIVPGRIGTSSPELGIPVVFADISNFFAILEESYSEVGYMPELSFGSHMFQDLVEADIYYGAIFENEKRLDFNKDLLENCPNKLKEINPNLDEEIYEMVHVYDMERGNMEFYHDMKKDESMCILKRKI; from the coding sequence ATGGCTGCTTTTGATAGAATTAAATCAGGAATTCCACAATTAGACGAAAGCTTGGACAATATTCGTTTAGGGGACAATGTCGTATGGCACGTTTCCAATCTGAAGGAATTCAGCTATTTTGTTGACCCATTTGTCAAACAGGCAAAAGAGGACGGTAGAAACCTAATTTACATGAGATTCGCAAATCACGATCCCTTGATTGACATGTCTGAAGAGGATGTTAAGGCTCTTGACGAGGCTTTTGAAAACAAGGGTGATGATTTTGCAATGATTGAACGGGACGGCGTCAAAATATATAAGGTTGACCCATATGACCAGTTCGAATCATTCACATTGGAAGTGCACAACATCATAGACAAGGAAGGTTTTGACGCATTTTACGTATTTGACTGCCTTTCAGACCTTCAGTCAGTCTGGTCCACAGATTTGATGATGGGAAACTTTTTCAAGGTTACCTGTCCATTTTTATTCATTCTTGACACTGTTGCATATTTCCCGATTCTTCGTGGAAGGCATTCATTCGATGCAATAGCCAAAATCAGGGAAACCACTCAGCTTCTTCTGGATGTTTTCTCCAGCAAGGACGATGTATATTTTCATCCTCTGAAAGTCTGGAACAGATATTCACAAAACATGTTCCTTGGTCACAAGTACGTCCCTGAAACAGGGGAAATCACTCCGTTGAGGGACGGTTTGGAAGTGAGTAAGTTCTATAAAATCGTTAATGACATAAACAATTCGGAAAGCGAGCACACAATGGACAGCTGGGAAAGGTTCATGTCACTGACCAAAATGAAATACGATGCAGGAGAGGACATCTCCAAGGAATGCGACATCATGTGCGACAACATGATGGCCAAGGATATAAACCTTCTCTCAAAGATCAAAAAGTATTTCACACCTCAGGACTACTTCACAATCTACAACAGGATGGTTGGAACAGGAATGATTGGAGGTAAGGCGTGCGGAATGCTTCTTGCACGTAAAATCATTGAAATCGACCGTCCAGACATTTATGCTTATTTCGAGCCTGACGATTCATTCTACATAGGAACAGATCTTTTCTACACTTACATAGTGGCCAATAACCTTTGGGACATCAGGGTTCATCAAAGAACCAAGGAAGAGTATTATGAAGCAGGTAAGGAGCTTGAGGAAGGCTTGAAAAACGGAACATTCTCAGAAGAAATCAAGAACAAGTTCATCCAGGTATTGGAATACTTCGGCCAAAGTCCAATCATTGTACGTTCCAGTAGTTTCCTTGAGGATGGTTTTGGAAACGCATTTGCAGGAAAATACGAGTCTGTGTTCTGCATAAATCAGGGAAGCTTGGAAGAGCGTTTGGAGGCATTTGAAGAAGCTGTAAAGACTGTTTATGGAAGTATGATGAATATTTCTGCTTTGGAATACAGAAGAATCAACGGCCTTGACGATGTCGACGAGCAGATGGGTCTTCTTGTTCAAAGGGTTTCAGGCTCCTACTACGGAGACTATTTCTTCCCTACCGCTGCAGGAGTTGGTTTTTCATACAGTTCATATTGTCCTCTTCCTGAAATGGACAATGAAGCAGGAATGCTTCGTCTTGTAATGGGGCTAGGTACAAAAGCGGTTGACAGGACAATGGAAGATTATCCTCGTGTAATAAATCTTGACATGCCTAAGGCGGTCACAATGCCTAATGTTGACGACAGGCACAGGTATTCCCAGCACTATATCGATGTACTTGACTTTAAAAACAGGTCAATTCACGACATTCCTGCTACTGAAGGATTTGGAATCATCCCCAATTATGCTAAAAGGGCTGTTGCAGAACATGACAGGGATGCTGAGAGAAGATTCAGAGAAAGGGGTCAGAAGAGGGAAGTCCTCTTTGCAAACTGTCAGGGCCTTGTAAACAACGACAAGTTCACAGGAATTATGAAAGACATTCTTGAAACACTGGAAGATGCCTATGAATATCCTGTTGATATGGAGTACACAGTCAATGTTGGTGAGGATAACTCATTCGTTATCAATTTATTGCAATGCAGGCCGCTTAAAGTATCAACCACTGATGAAATCATTGAAATGCCTGAAGGGGAAAATGTTTATTTCCATATTAAGGATGCTTCAATGGGAAGGTCACGTAAGGAGGAAATAGACACAGTCTGCTATGTCGACCCACATAAGTACTATGAATATCCATATGCCAAAAAGAGTTCAATAGCTCGTGTAATCGGCGATGTCAACGCTTACTGCAAGGAAAACGACAAAAACTCAATTCTTATAGTTCCTGGAAGGATAGGAACCTCCTCACCAGAACTTGGAATTCCGGTCGTATTTGCAGACATAAGCAACTTCTTTGCCATTCTTGAGGAATCCTACAGTGAAGTGGGATACATGCCGGAACTGTCATTCGGAAGCCACATGTTCCAGGACCTGGTTGAGGCAGACATCTACTACGGAGCTATCTTCGAGAACGAAAAGAGATTGGATTTCAACAAGGACCTTTTGGAGAACTGCCCTAACAAGCTTAAGGAAATCAACCCTAACCTGGATGAGGAAATCTATGAAATGGTCCATGTATACGATATGGAAAGGGGAAACATGGAATTTTATCATGACATGAAAAAGGATGAAAGTATGTGCATATTGAAAAGAAAAATTTAA
- a CDS encoding symporter small accessory protein encodes MMVIGIEDPWIWGVFVLIVLSAILCVVYGIVNWNKGD; translated from the coding sequence ATGATGGTTATCGGAATTGAAGACCCATGGATTTGGGGAGTATTCGTATTAATCGTATTGTCCGCTATTTTATGTGTTGTTTACGGTATTGTAAATTGGAACAAGGGAGACTAG
- a CDS encoding sodium:solute symporter: MNVMILAIVFIIYIFALVYVGYYAWKKTKSSEDYMIAGADTHPVIMALSYGATFISTAAIVGFGGVAGQYGMSILWLAFLNVFVGIFIAFVFLGKRTRRMGHSLGSLTFPEFLGRRFNSKGIQTISGLIIFLAMPIYAAVVMIGAARFLESSLMIDFKISLLILTIIITFYVLFGGIKGVMYTDALQCVIMVSAMCFLLVFVYWMFGGVDVGNLALTNMADLYPASAAANGGIGWTAFPTLNSPYWWTLVSSTLIGVGIGVLAQPPLIVRFMTVKSDKELNRSVLIGGIAIAVLTPTAFIVGALSNVYFMDKVGKIAVDVVGGNIDKIIPTFITSALPEWFVYVFLLSLIAAAMSTVSSQLHTQGSAFGVDIYGTLRDKSKQKGAITITRFGILIAVLLAIIVAFILPGSVVALGTTLFFEICAASFLPVFLGALFWKGTTKAGAYAGIISGIFISVFWLLFVFAKTAAGVGICQFLFGVPSLISVHPWPFIDVMLIAVPISAIFTFVVSLLTKRPEDEVIDKAFEQIDKKGSDA, encoded by the coding sequence ATGAATGTTATGATTTTGGCAATTGTATTTATAATTTACATTTTCGCTTTAGTTTATGTAGGTTATTATGCATGGAAAAAAACAAAATCCTCCGAAGACTATATGATAGCAGGGGCTGACACTCACCCGGTAATTATGGCTTTAAGTTATGGGGCTACTTTTATATCTACGGCAGCTATTGTAGGTTTCGGTGGGGTTGCAGGTCAATACGGAATGAGTATTTTATGGCTCGCATTTTTAAACGTATTTGTGGGTATATTCATCGCTTTCGTATTTTTAGGTAAAAGAACTCGTAGGATGGGTCACTCTTTAGGCTCACTTACCTTCCCGGAATTTTTAGGTAGACGTTTTAACAGTAAAGGAATTCAAACCATTTCTGGTTTAATTATTTTCTTGGCAATGCCTATTTATGCAGCTGTAGTTATGATCGGTGCTGCTAGATTTTTAGAATCTTCATTGATGATCGATTTCAAAATATCCTTGTTGATTTTAACAATTATCATTACATTCTATGTACTATTCGGTGGTATTAAAGGTGTAATGTATACAGACGCATTGCAATGTGTTATTATGGTTTCTGCTATGTGTTTCTTACTCGTTTTCGTATATTGGATGTTCGGAGGAGTAGATGTCGGAAACTTAGCATTAACCAACATGGCTGACTTATATCCTGCTAGTGCAGCAGCTAACGGAGGAATTGGTTGGACAGCCTTCCCAACGTTGAACAGTCCTTATTGGTGGACATTGGTATCATCCACATTGATTGGTGTAGGTATCGGTGTACTTGCTCAACCACCTTTAATCGTAAGGTTCATGACTGTAAAATCTGATAAGGAATTAAACAGATCAGTTTTAATCGGTGGTATAGCAATCGCTGTTTTAACACCAACAGCATTTATTGTAGGAGCACTTTCCAATGTTTACTTCATGGATAAAGTCGGTAAAATCGCAGTAGATGTGGTTGGAGGAAACATTGATAAGATTATTCCAACATTTATTACAAGCGCTCTTCCAGAATGGTTCGTTTACGTATTCTTATTGTCATTGATTGCAGCAGCTATGTCAACAGTAAGTTCACAATTGCACACCCAAGGTTCTGCATTCGGTGTGGACATTTACGGAACCTTAAGAGACAAGTCAAAACAAAAAGGTGCAATTACCATTACAAGATTCGGTATATTGATTGCTGTGCTCTTGGCTATTATTGTTGCATTTATCTTACCTGGAAGTGTTGTAGCTTTAGGTACTACTCTCTTCTTCGAAATATGTGCTGCATCTTTCTTGCCTGTATTTCTCGGTGCTCTTTTCTGGAAAGGAACTACAAAAGCAGGAGCTTATGCAGGAATCATTTCCGGTATTTTCATAAGTGTCTTCTGGTTGCTTTTCGTCTTTGCAAAAACCGCAGCAGGTGTAGGAATCTGTCAATTCTTATTCGGAGTTCCAAGCTTGATTTCAGTACATCCATGGCCGTTCATTGACGTAATGTTGATTGCTGTACCAATTTCAGCTATTTTCACATTCGTTGTAAGTTTACTTACCAAAAGGCCTGAAGATGAAGTTATTGATAAGGCATTTGAACAAATTGACAAAAAAGGAAGTGACGCATAA
- a CDS encoding phenylacetate--CoA ligase family protein, with product MIWNEKAECMTHEEKEKLQLRRLQKTVKVAYENVPFYRQKLDDAGVKPEDIKTLKDIEKLPFTTKDDLRATYPFGLFAVPYDDIVEIHASSGTTGKPTVSGYTKKDLDIWGEIIARGLGMAGAEKNWIIQNAYGYGLFTGGFGIHHGAYRFGAMTVPMSAGNTQRQLTNMQDFQSDILTCTPSYAMYLGESLHKAGIPLENINLKAGIFGAEMWTEEMRDKIEETLGLKALNIYGLTEIMGPGVAQECLEQDGIHISDDHFYPEIIDPETGEVLGDDEKGELVLTTLTREGMPVIRFRTKDLTSLMSGDCACGRTTKRMTRITGRSDDMLKIKGVMVFPSQIEKALLTVEGVTPNYQIIVSRPELTDVLEVKVEATKELFSDEVKEMEKVEKKIFDAIRSETGIRAEVIICEPESLPRSEGKAVRVIDERNFE from the coding sequence ATGATTTGGAATGAAAAAGCCGAATGCATGACTCATGAAGAAAAAGAAAAATTGCAACTTAGAAGACTACAAAAAACTGTTAAAGTTGCTTATGAAAATGTTCCTTTTTACAGACAGAAACTAGATGATGCTGGAGTTAAACCAGAAGATATCAAAACCCTAAAAGATATCGAAAAACTACCATTCACAACTAAAGACGACTTGAGAGCTACCTATCCGTTTGGATTGTTTGCAGTGCCTTATGATGACATCGTCGAAATCCATGCATCTTCCGGAACTACAGGAAAACCTACCGTATCAGGATATACTAAAAAAGATTTAGACATATGGGGAGAAATTATTGCAAGAGGCCTTGGAATGGCTGGAGCTGAAAAAAATTGGATTATCCAAAATGCTTACGGATACGGATTGTTTACCGGAGGATTTGGAATTCACCATGGAGCATACAGGTTCGGAGCTATGACCGTACCTATGTCTGCCGGAAATACACAAAGACAGCTAACTAACATGCAGGATTTCCAAAGTGATATTTTAACTTGTACACCATCATACGCTATGTATTTAGGAGAAAGCCTCCACAAAGCAGGAATTCCATTAGAAAACATCAATCTTAAGGCAGGTATCTTCGGAGCTGAAATGTGGACCGAAGAGATGAGAGACAAGATTGAAGAAACCCTCGGATTAAAAGCATTGAACATCTACGGATTAACTGAAATCATGGGACCTGGTGTTGCTCAGGAATGTTTGGAACAAGACGGAATCCACATATCAGATGATCATTTCTATCCTGAAATCATTGACCCTGAAACCGGAGAGGTTCTTGGAGACGATGAAAAAGGAGAACTCGTATTAACAACACTTACCCGTGAAGGAATGCCAGTAATCAGATTCAGAACAAAAGATTTAACCTCATTAATGTCAGGTGACTGTGCATGTGGAAGAACCACCAAAAGAATGACAAGAATCACTGGAAGAAGCGATGACATGTTAAAAATCAAAGGAGTAATGGTCTTCCCATCCCAAATCGAAAAAGCATTGCTTACAGTTGAAGGAGTAACTCCAAACTATCAAATTATCGTAAGCAGACCTGAATTGACTGATGTGCTTGAAGTAAAAGTTGAAGCAACAAAAGAATTATTCTCAGATGAAGTAAAAGAAATGGAAAAAGTAGAGAAAAAGATCTTTGATGCAATACGCAGTGAAACAGGAATTAGAGCAGAGGTAATCATCTGCGAACCGGAAAGCTTGCCTAGAAGTGAAGGAAAAGCTGTAAGAGTTATTGATGAGAGAAACTTTGAATAG
- a CDS encoding amino acid-binding protein, protein MSTKQISVFLENKEGRIRDAIKILGEENINIHALSIADTTKYGILRLIVDDNFKAVQSFEKNNFIVRENDVVIVTVPDEPNGLNSTLEVLNDGKINIEYIYAFSNVKIDEAIVVIRLENIEKAIELFKENGIKVLEQEDIDKL, encoded by the coding sequence ATGAGTACAAAACAGATTTCTGTATTTTTAGAAAACAAAGAAGGAAGAATAAGAGATGCTATCAAAATCCTTGGAGAAGAAAATATTAACATCCATGCTCTTTCAATAGCTGACACTACAAAATATGGAATTTTAAGATTGATTGTTGACGATAATTTTAAGGCTGTTCAAAGCTTTGAGAAAAACAATTTCATTGTTCGTGAAAATGATGTGGTTATTGTAACCGTTCCTGATGAACCAAACGGTTTAAATTCCACATTGGAAGTATTGAACGACGGTAAAATCAACATTGAATACATCTATGCGTTTTCAAATGTAAAAATAGATGAAGCGATTGTTGTAATAAGACTTGAAAACATAGAAAAAGCAATTGAATTATTTAAAGAAAATGGCATTAAAGTTCTTGAACAAGAAGATATAGACAAATTATAG
- a CDS encoding indolepyruvate oxidoreductase subunit beta, which translates to MAEDNYSMYICGVGGQGIIKTSVIIGEAAMNEGHNVVMSEIHGMSQREGSVSTELKIGDFDSSILPEHSADMILSFEPIELVRALDKANKDTKLVFNTFPLIPSSGDKPYPKIDNLISILKENYNNVLPIEGNQLAIDAGNIVSLNMVLLGAVTADDNFPISKESVIDAMKNNLNPKFHDLNLKAIESGYEWIRG; encoded by the coding sequence ATGGCAGAAGATAATTATAGTATGTATATTTGCGGTGTAGGAGGACAGGGAATTATTAAAACCTCAGTAATTATTGGTGAAGCCGCAATGAATGAGGGACACAATGTGGTCATGAGTGAAATTCACGGTATGTCTCAAAGGGAAGGTTCAGTATCCACAGAATTGAAGATAGGTGATTTCGACAGTTCAATTCTTCCGGAACATAGTGCTGACATGATACTTTCATTCGAACCTATTGAACTTGTAAGGGCATTGGATAAAGCAAACAAGGACACCAAGCTTGTTTTCAACACATTCCCTTTAATTCCAAGTTCCGGTGACAAGCCTTATCCAAAAATTGATAATTTGATTTCCATTCTCAAAGAAAACTACAACAACGTGCTTCCGATTGAAGGTAATCAATTGGCTATTGATGCGGGAAACATAGTTTCTTTAAACATGGTGCTTTTAGGTGCGGTTACTGCAGATGACAATTTCCCGATTTCAAAAGAGTCCGTAATCGATGCAATGAAAAACAACCTGAATCCGAAGTTCCACGACCTTAACCTTAAGGCCATCGAAAGTGGATATGAGTGGATTAGAGGTTAA
- the iorA gene encoding indolepyruvate ferredoxin oxidoreductase subunit alpha, whose product MNLKELVTGKKGDKQFLLGNEAAVRGVIEAGLSVAATYPGTPSSEIGNILSFLAKDANIYFEFSTNEKVAMEVAATAAASGLRSFTFMKHVGMNVASDSFMTTAYTGVRGGMVILIADDPSIFSSQNEQDSRHYGHLANLPVLEPSSCQEIKDMVKYGFELSEKVQLPVIVRTTTRVSHMRGIVEFGDVEDNSSNGETHWKKGTFKKNPAQFVPVPAFAQQMHIDLLEKMDEVKSISNKSDLNKQTNDAGSKIGAIASSSAFNYVHDVVNVNNLDIDVFKVGLSNPTPDKKLVEFLKDLDEVFVVEEVDPILEKEVLIVIAQNNLNVKVHGKLDGTFPMYHEFNPNIVKDGFNKYLHFYEKEEPKLTDSLKKLISEIPNRAPVLCSGCPHRAMYYGINKAAEELGIPSEDMVFASDIGCYTLGINPPYNAADYLLSMGSSVGDGCGFSVATDQHVVSFIGDSTFFHSGVSPLINAVHNKQNFVLTVLDNRITAMTGGQPNPGIPVDGMGDEAPEISIRKLANAAGVKFVRVVNPLNLEQVIKTYKEALEFDGVAVIIAKSPCTLIKGFPKRPTVQFDERKCNQCKKCSHELACPAISFKDNKIVLDGAMCNGCNICVQVCKYGALSAGR is encoded by the coding sequence ATGAATTTAAAAGAATTAGTAACAGGAAAAAAAGGAGATAAGCAATTTCTGTTAGGTAATGAGGCTGCTGTAAGGGGAGTAATCGAAGCAGGTCTTTCTGTAGCGGCAACCTATCCGGGAACTCCTTCCTCTGAAATTGGTAATATTTTATCTTTTCTTGCAAAAGATGCAAACATATACTTTGAATTTTCAACTAATGAAAAAGTAGCAATGGAAGTTGCAGCTACTGCAGCTGCATCAGGGCTTCGTTCATTTACTTTTATGAAACATGTGGGTATGAATGTGGCTAGCGATTCGTTCATGACTACTGCATACACTGGTGTTCGTGGCGGAATGGTTATTTTAATTGCAGATGACCCTTCAATTTTTTCATCTCAAAACGAACAGGACAGCCGTCATTATGGACATCTGGCTAACTTGCCTGTTTTGGAACCTTCAAGCTGTCAGGAAATCAAGGACATGGTTAAGTATGGTTTTGAATTGTCTGAAAAGGTTCAGTTGCCTGTTATTGTAAGAACTACCACACGTGTTTCCCACATGAGGGGAATTGTGGAATTCGGTGATGTTGAGGATAATTCCAGCAATGGGGAAACTCATTGGAAGAAGGGAACATTTAAAAAGAACCCTGCACAGTTCGTGCCTGTCCCTGCATTTGCCCAACAGATGCACATTGATTTGCTTGAAAAGATGGATGAGGTCAAATCCATTTCAAACAAGTCAGATCTAAATAAGCAAACAAATGATGCAGGTTCAAAGATTGGTGCAATAGCTTCAAGCAGTGCATTCAACTATGTTCATGATGTTGTAAATGTAAATAATTTGGATATTGACGTCTTCAAGGTGGGATTGTCTAACCCTACTCCTGACAAGAAGCTGGTGGAATTCTTGAAGGATTTGGATGAGGTCTTTGTTGTAGAGGAAGTGGATCCTATCCTTGAAAAGGAAGTTCTTATTGTCATAGCCCAAAACAATTTGAATGTTAAGGTTCATGGAAAGCTTGATGGAACATTCCCTATGTATCATGAGTTCAATCCAAATATTGTTAAAGACGGATTCAACAAATACTTGCATTTCTACGAAAAGGAAGAGCCAAAACTAACTGATTCTTTAAAGAAATTAATCTCAGAAATCCCAAACAGGGCTCCTGTCCTATGTTCAGGATGTCCTCATAGGGCAATGTATTATGGAATCAACAAGGCTGCTGAAGAGCTTGGAATTCCTAGCGAGGATATGGTTTTCGCATCAGATATAGGATGTTACACTCTTGGAATTAACCCTCCATACAATGCAGCAGATTATCTCCTGTCCATGGGGTCAAGTGTCGGTGACGGCTGCGGTTTTTCAGTAGCTACCGATCAGCATGTGGTAAGCTTCATTGGAGATTCAACATTCTTCCACAGCGGAGTATCACCTTTGATAAACGCTGTCCACAACAAACAGAATTTCGTTTTAACAGTTTTGGACAATAGGATTACTGCCATGACAGGTGGTCAGCCAAATCCAGGAATTCCTGTTGACGGTATGGGTGATGAGGCTCCTGAAATCTCAATTCGTAAATTGGCTAATGCTGCAGGAGTCAAGTTTGTCCGTGTCGTAAACCCTCTTAACTTGGAACAGGTAATCAAGACATACAAGGAGGCATTGGAATTTGATGGTGTGGCTGTTATCATTGCTAAATCCCCTTGTACATTGATTAAAGGATTCCCGAAAAGGCCAACAGTTCAGTTTGATGAACGCAAATGTAACCAGTGTAAGAAATGTTCACATGAATTGGCTTGTCCTGCAATATCATTTAAGGACAACAAGATAGTTCTTGATGGGGCAATGTGTAATGGATGTAATATTTGTGTTCAGGTTTGTAAGTATGGAGCTTTAAGTGCAGGAAGGTGA